One Diorhabda sublineata isolate icDioSubl1.1 unplaced genomic scaffold, icDioSubl1.1 Dsub_32, whole genome shotgun sequence genomic region harbors:
- the LOC130452233 gene encoding uncharacterized protein LOC130452233 produces the protein MTAKRLTYYLEQTNNIDERQYGFREGRTTTEAIDKIITKIRHNKDHKIHTLVITLDMSNAFNTAWTPQVVDILRQKNIPRNIAKLCTDFLKHRHIRTENIETDTHRGCPQGSSLGPALWNLIMEDWFRYLDETGGLDIDDMIQAFADDQIILLTGTSLNVLERKWRSIWAACTKWAENQKLTYNKEKTEIMFIPYKTTRQPRLKMDGHTVQIKDNIEYLGLTIDTGLLFLDHIKKVRKKTSDIASKLIAVTGRKWGRKPLILRHIYEHAIKPMVLYASEIWGHRYKDSRIIRQLRATERPYLLAITKAYRTTPTSALHVLAGVTPLQADAGARWETYTRRKPLLNTLHTYTTDKPHPTRRPLHLRLTDETQEEQTSQLHIYTDASKKDESSTIGIYIKNTIQKYYKIKVTTTCDINTLEMYAIYMGTTILLELAQNTPSTEVTIHTDSKNAIYTLQHMNTNTKITAKLTKNIQDLEQTGKTITIQYTNRQRHGMQIADRLAKEAHEQPEQTTKLFTKNMYKQERHTLAMRHWQQLWDNETTGRKTYEWIKHTKHKYADLNWKTIQALTGHGHIQTYYERFNLRETDGNCTHCQTPETIQHVRNDCTEHDRLQARTLLTTRLRTLDIQYPPTDIDIHNETIAVWLNEWAQQTIHDDETN, from the coding sequence ATGACAGCAAAAAGACTAACTTACTACCTAGAACAGACAAACAATATTGACGAGAGGCAATACGGTTTCAGAGAGGGACGGACAACCACAGAAGCCATTGacaaaataatcacaaaaataaGACACAACAAAGACCACAAAATACATACGTTGGTCATAACATTAGACATGAGCAACGCGTTTAACACAGCCTGGACACCACAAGTGGTAGACATactaagacaaaaaaatataccacgAAACATCGCTAAACTATGCACCGACTTCCTTAAGCACAGACACATACGAACCGAAAACATAGAGACCGACACACACAGAGGATGCCCACAAGGCTCCAGCCTCGGACCGGCTCTCTGGAATCTAATTATGGAGGACTGGTTCAGGTACTTAGACGAGACAGGAGGACTAGACATAGACGACATGATTCAAGCCTTTGCGGACGACCAAATAATCCTACTGACGGGAACCTCACTAAACGTTCTAGAGCGGAAATGGAGGAGCATCTGGGCCGCTTGCACAAAATGGGCTGAAAACCAAAAACTGACTTACAACAAAGAGAAGACAGAAATTATGTTCATACCCTACAAAACAACGAGACAACCGAGACTAAAAATGGACGGACATACAGTACAAATTAAAGACAACATAGAATATTTAGGACTGACAATTGACACAGGACTGCTATTCTTGGACCACATcaaaaaagttagaaaaaaaacCTCTGACATAGCGAGTAAACTGATAGCAGTCACGGGAAGAAAATGGGGACGAAAACCGTTAATACTTCGACACATATACGAACACGCAATAAAACCTATGGTACTTTACGCCTCAGAAATATGGGGACATAGATACAAAGACTCCAGAATAATTAGACAACTAAGAGCAACAGAAAGACCTTACTTACTAGCTATAACAAAAGCATACAGGACAACACCCACCTCGGCCTTGCATGTGCTTGCGGGGGTAACCCCCCTACAGGCGGACGCCGGGGCGAGATGGGAAACGTACACCAGACGAAAACCGCTACTAAACACGCTTCATACCTACACAACTGACAAACCACATCCGACCAGAAGACCACTACACCTACGTTTAACAGACGAGACACAAGAAGAACAAACTTCACAACTGCACATCTACACTGACGCTAGCAAAAAAGACGAGAGTTCAACCATAggaatctacataaaaaacaccatacaaaaatattataaaataaaggtAACCACTACATGCGACATCAACACGCTCGAGATGTACGCTATATACATGGGAACAACAATACTACTCGAACTAGCGCAAAATACACCATCGACGGAAGTAACAATACACACAGACTCAAAGAACGCAATATACACACTACAACACATGAATACTAACACAAAAATCACAgcaaaactgacaaaaaatatacaagaccTTGAACAAACGGGAAAAACGATTACGATACAATACACAAACAGACAACGTCACGGAATGCAAATAGCAGATAGGTTAGCGAAAGAGGCGCACGAACAACCGGAACAGACAACTAAACTTTTCACCAAAAACATGTACAAACAAGAACGACATACCCTTGCAATGAGACATTGGCAACAGCTATGGGACAACGAAACAACAGGACGCAAAACCTATGAGTGGATAAAACACACAAAACATAAGTACGCAGACCTGAACTGGAAAACAATACAAGCACTTACCGGACACGGACATATCCAAACATATTACGAGCGTTTCAACTTACGAGAAACAGACGGTAACTGCACACACTGCCAGACTCCGGAGACTATACAACATGTAAGAAATGACTGCACAGAACACGACAGACTGCAAGCCAGAACCCTACTCACAACAAGACTCAGGACACTTGACATTCAATACCCGCCAACAGACATAGACATACACAACGAGACGATCGCCGTATGGCTGAACGAGTGGGCGCAACAGACCATCCATGACGACGAAACAAATTGA
- the LOC130452234 gene encoding uncharacterized protein LOC130452234, whose translation MTIKFLQHNSGKGKRATDQLLQTCNEQDIDIILIQEPFHDIKPPPNYIITRHNKHSKTCTITKAVYKPITITSMTDENTTTIQIQLQDTTIHIINIYDEPGGNRNKRLDRHRRKIEEIKNPFILAGDFNAKNTGWGGDINDDRGEDILDWITSRTYFINNTHDSPPTFISNRGKSWVDLTITKEITLTDWIVHNEETLSDHAYITYNIRQNMRYDRQKTNKTKYDFNNTDNEKIKRITDNLDWTLLYDVESTAQKYQNNYVKIMENGLKKEKRKKRKKTQIWWTQELTRLRQKTNKKRKQYQQEQNTIERAIKLNIYREQRRIYKKEIKRNKINSLRQFLTDNDPDNPWETAYRILRAGTTTDYSLKTIEKQDGTWTTTREETIMTLHEMYFPPDDIQNDTPLQTEKRKNMTRDFTTPEDPIFTEQEDISLTFGRPQTWCGYQKRTAPKDQSACYQH comes from the exons ATGACAATAAAATTCTTACAGCATAATAGCGGAAAGGGTAAAAGAGCGACAGACCAGCTGCTACAAACATGTAACGAACAAGACATCGACATAATCCTAATACAAGAGCCATTCCACGACATAAAGCCACCTCCTAACTACATAATAACGAGACACAATAAACATAGCAAAACATGTACAATCACAAAGGCCGTGTACAAACCGATTACGATCACCTCTATGACTGACGAGAATACCACAACCATCCAAATACAATTACAAGACACAACAATACACATCATCAATATATACGACGAGCCAGGGGGCAATAGAAATAAAAGACTAGATAGACACAGAAGGAAAATAGAGGAAATAAAAAACCCCTTTATACTGGCAGGAGACTTCAACGCCAAAAACACCGGATGGGGAGGAGACATAAATGACGACAGAGGAGAGGACATACTGGACTGGATAACTTCGAGAACTTACTTTATAAATAACACACATGACAGCCCACCGACATTTATTAGCAACAGAGGGAAAAGCTGGGTAGACTTGACTATCACAAAGGAAATAACCTTAACGGACTGGATCGTACATAACGAGGAGACACTCAGCGACCACGCATATATAACATACAACATAAGACAAAACATGAGATATGATCgacaaaaaacaaacaagacAAAATATGACTTTAACAACACAGATAACGagaaaattaaaagaatcaCGGATAATCTTGACTGGACCCTGCTCTACGACGTAGAAAGTACAGCGCAAAAATACCAAAACAACTACGTTAAAATCATGGAAAACGggctaaaaaaagaaaaaaggaaaaaaagaaaaaaaactcaaatatggTGGACCCAAGAGCTGACCAGACTAAGACAGAAAACGAACAAGAAACGAAAACAATATCAACAAGAACAAAACACAATAGAAAGAGCAATTAAACTAAACATATACAGAGAACAAagaagaatatacaaaaaagagataaaaagaaataaaataaactcaCTACGCCAATTTCTCACCGACAATGACCCGGATAATCCATGGGAAACAGCATATAGAATACTAAGAGCAGGGACCACAACCGACTACTCACTCAAAACGATAGAAAAACAGGACGGAACGTGGACAACTACAAGAGAGGAGACAATAATGACTTTACACGAAATGTACTTCCCCCCAGACGACATACAAAACGACACCCCACTACAAaccgaaaaaagaaaaaatatgaccAGAGACTTTACGACACCCGAAGACCCGATCTTTACAGAACAAGAG GACATTTCCCTAACATTTGGAAGACCGCAGACATGGTGTGGTTACCAAAAAAGAACGGCTCCAAAAGACCAATCTGCCTGCTACCAACACTAG